A stretch of the Eulemur rufifrons isolate Redbay chromosome 20, OSU_ERuf_1, whole genome shotgun sequence genome encodes the following:
- the ZSWIM3 gene encoding zinc finger SWIM domain-containing protein 3 gives MELGSCFKTYEDFKECFSAYKKENRCSFILRDCVSVRFHNLNHGTSIREDILYMQVKFVCIRTQSNRKRTREADVCPAYLLLRYNERLDRLFISELNTQHIHGDAKTAAVGGDTTGKSQKTMCLQKLQPVQPTINKDLDTEKSPVETLFCLDKVQVPSKPEQEGITPSDLAKIAKVMKNFLKVDEGSMASFSVGDSQDLDRLSFQSSKMSDLFIRFPENLLLHRVENAQGHILYAFLVENKEREGRVVHFAVLKAETATSVAKMLSIFTEFNSDWPKVKVVFVDPSFPHRAVLQEIFPAARILLSIYHTTRLLEKKLHRSSANPSFKRLMKEALREAVFVTSDASLKNLCQMSQALLDEDLFNFLQAHWFTCELLWYMHVRKGLHACNTYMDSLDIVTSKVSSLFREQQSLLDCILCFVDYIDFFNTKGLKNLPTAPPKLKRARPASMPPKSKKAFRICGGSLTRLPVEETKPDSQQMQLEQQPQVQPSQGGMLDTLHRSGSELAYKLCQNEWEVVQNSTHLVDMAGSSVDVQLLEDSHQVSKDGCSCSCSFQQWYHLPCRHILALLHTSQQPVGEAMVCRRWQKKYQHLLGPSGELQGQSVVPNTGQPERQGQNNMIQDLSRELANLLMQTEGPELEERYSTLRKIVDIWADPCQLPESSQQPGDFKDVGCLPFLWGKQEEGEELPPAAAMIHD, from the exons ATGGAACTGGGCAGCTGCTTCAAGACGTATGAGGACTTCAAGGAGTGCTTCAGCGCCTACAAGAAGGAGAACAGGTGCTCCTTCATTCTCAGGGACTGCGTCTCTGTACGGTTCCACAACCTCAACCATGGCACCTCCATCCGCGAGGACATCCT ATATATGCAGGTGAAATTTGTCTGTATTCGGACCCAGTCAAACAGGAAGAGAACACGGGAGGCAGACGTGTGCCCGGCGTACTTGCTCCTGAGGTACAACGAGAGACTAGATAGACTGTTCATCAGTGAGCTAAACACCCAGCATATACATGGTGACGCAAAAACTGCTGCTGTTGGAGGAGACACCACTGGCAAATCTCAAAAGACAATGTGCCTACAGAAACTCCAGCCTGTGCAACCAACAATCAATAAAGACCTCGACACTGAAAAGTCCCCAGTTGAAACATTGTTTTGCCTAGATAAGGTACAAGTGCCCTCAAAGCCAGAGCAAGAAGGCATCACTCCTTCTGACCTGGCCAAGATAGCAAAAGTGATGAAGAACTTTCTTAAGGTAGATGAGGGTTCCATGGCTTCCTTCAGTGTGGGTGACAGCCAAGACCTGGACCgcctcagcttccagagcagCAAAATGAGTGACCTGTTCATCCGCTTCCCAGAGAATCTCTTGCTGCACCGGGTGGAGAACGCCCAAGGCCACATCCTCTATGCTTTCTTGGTGGAGAACAAGGAACGGGAAGGTCGGGTGGTACACTTTGCTGTGCTCAAAGCCGAGACAGCCACCTCTGTGGCCAAGATGCTGAGCATCTTCACAGAGTTCAACTCTGACTGGCCTAAGGTCAAGGTGGTCTTTGTGGACCCTTCATTTCCTCACCGGGCCGTCCTGCAGGAGATCTTCCCTGCCGCCCGCATCCTCCTCTCCATCTACCACACAACCCGACTCTTAGAGAAGAAGTTGCACCGTAGTTCAGCAAATCCATCTTTTAAAAGGCTCATGAAGGAAGCCCTTCGGGAGGCTGTATTTGTCACTTCTGATGCCAGCCTGAAAAATCTTTGTCAGATGTCCCAGGCCCTACTAGATGAGGATCTCTTCAACTTCCTGCAGGCCCACTGGTTCACCTGTGAACTGCTGTGGTACATGCATGTCAGGAAAGGCCTGCACGCGTGTAACACCTACATGGACAGCCTAGACATCGTCACCAGCAAAGTGTCGAGCCTCTTTCGGGAACAGCAGTCCCTGCTGGACTGCATCCTCTGCTTTGTGGATTACATAGACTTCTTTAATACCAAAGGCTTGAAGAACTTGCCCACTGCTCCTCCCAAGTTAAAGAGAGCCCGGCCGGCAAGCATGCCGCCGAAGTCTAAGAAGGCTTTTAGAATTTGTGGTGGGAGCCTCACCAGACTCCCTGTGGAAGAGACAAAACCAGACTCACAGCAGATGCAGCTGGAGCAGCAGCCACAGGTGCAGCCCTCCCAGGGTGGCATGCTAGACACCTTGCACCGGAGTGGCTCTGAACTAGCTTACAAGCTGTGCCAAAATGAGTGGGAGGTGGTACAGAACTCCACCCACCTGGTGGACATGGCTGGCTCCTCAGTGGACGTTCAGCTGCTAGAGGACTCTCACCAGGTTAGCAAAGATGGCTGTAGCTGCAGCTGTTCCTTTCAACAGTGGTACCACCTGCCATGCCGGCACATTTTGGCCCTTCTGCACACCAGCCAGCAGCCCGTTGGTGAAGCCATGGTGTGCCGCCGGTGGCAGAAGAAGTACCAGCACCTCCTTGGGCCCAGTGGGGAGCTCCAGGGCCAGAGTGTGGTCCCTAACACAGGCCAGCCTGAGAGGCAAGGACAAAACAACATGATTCAGGACCTAAGCAGGGAACTGGCAAACCTGCTAATGCAGACTGAGGGGCCAGAGCTGGAGGAACGCTATTCCACCCTGCGCAAGATCGTGGACATCTGGGCTGACCCCTGTCAGCTGCCTGAGTCCAGTCAGCAGCCAGGAGACTTCAAGGACGTGGGGTGTCTCCCTTTCCTTTGGGGAAagcaagaggaaggagaggaactCCCTCCTGCTGCAGCCATGATTCACGACTGA
- the SPATA25 gene encoding spermatogenesis-associated protein 25 → MSYFVSPQTHPGLLPSGQGGAASPGSSLGLYSPVEPVMVASGGVGQKAEQVAPAARAWGPALAMPDARGCPGGASWEMLRRKEYSRYCHKLPHVRQPESLGWEDSCSRSRAPHLGGPSRPGPLLLCGLSPGVLLTPSEAGGKEAGSQPDICILTLAMMIAGIPTVPVPGLREEDLIRAAQAFMTAHPEPEGAGEAARWEQAHAHGASGQVPLVRSRRGQPPSSCL, encoded by the exons ATGTCCTACTTTGTGTCTCCACAGACTCATCCAGGTCTTCTGCCTTCTGGTCAAG GTGGGGCTGCTTCTCCAGGCTCATCCCTTGGCCTCTATAGTCCTGTAGAGCCAGTGATGGTGGCCTCTGGTGGAGTAGGCCAGAAAGCTGAGCAGGTGGCACCTGCTGCTCGGGCCTGGGGCCCAGCCCTGGCAATGCCGGACGccaggggctgccctgggggtGCTAGCTGGGAGATGCTGCGGAGGAAGGAGTACAGCCGATACTGCCACAAATTGCCCCACGTGAGGCAGCCGGAGAGCTTGGGCTGGGAGGACAGCTGCTCCAGAAGCAGAGCTCCCCACCTGGGTGGCCCCAGCAGGCCTGGGCCCCTGCTGCTGTGTGGGCTGTCACCAGGGGTTCTGCTGACACCCTCTGAAGCAGGGGGGAAGGAGGCCGGCTCCCAGCCTGACATCTGCATCCTTACCCTGGCTATGATGATCGCTGGCATCCCCACTGTGCCCGTCCCAGGCCTGCGGGAAGAGGACCTGATCCGGGCTGCTCAAGCTTTCATGACGGCCCATCCGGAGccagagggagctggggaggcgGCGCGGTGGGAGCAGGCACATGCCCACGGAGCCTCTGGGCAGGTGCCGCTAGTGAGATCCAGGAGGGGCCAGCCTCCTAGCTCCTGCTTGTAG
- the CTSA gene encoding lysosomal protective protein isoform X2 has translation MTSSPRAPPGELGRRGAEMVRTALSPLFLLLLLGSSAPRGEAAPQQDEVQFLPGLAKQPSFRQFSGYLKGSGSKRLHYWFVESQKNPENSSVVLWLNGGPGCSSLDGLLTEHGPFLIANMLYLESPAGVGFSYSDDKGYATNDTEVAQSNFEALKDFFSLFPEYKDNPLFLTGESYAGIYIPTLAVLVMQDPSMNLQGLAVGNGLSSYEQNDNSLVYFAYYHGLLGNRLWSSLQTHCCSQNKCNFYDNKDPECVTNLQEVSRIVSSSGLNIYNLYAPCAGGVPSHLRYEDDAVVVQDLGNIFTRLPLKRTWHQALLRTGSRVRMDPPCTNTTAASTYLNDPYVRKALHIPEQLPRWDMCNFLVNLQYRRLYQSMNSQYLKLLNAQKYKILLYNGDVDMACNFMGDEWFVDSLNQKMEVQRRPWLVNYGESGEQIAGFVKEFSHIAFLTIKGAGHMVPTDKPLAAFTMFSRFLNKQPY, from the exons ATGACTTCCAGTCCCCGGGCGCCTCCGGGAGAGCTAGGACGCAGAGGAGCCGAG ATGGTCCGAACCGCGCTGTCGCCgctgttcctgctgctgctgctcggATCCTCGGCGCCCCGAGGCGAGGCTGCCCCCCAGCAGGACGAGGTCCAGTTCCTCCCTGGGCTGGCCAAGCAGCCGTCTTTCCGCCAGTTCTCCGGCTACCTCAAGGGCTCCGGCTCCAAGCGTCTCCACTACTG GTTTGTGGAGTCCCAGAAGAATCCCGAGAACAGCTCTGTGGTGCTTTGGCTCAACGGGGGTCCTGGCTGCAGCTCCCTAGATGGGTTGCTCACCGAGCACGGCCCCTTCCTG ATTGCCAACATGTTGTACCTCGAGTCCCCAGCTGGGGTGGGCTTCTCCTACTCTGATGACAAGGGTTATGCAACCAATGACACTGAG GTCGCCCAGAGCAACTTTGAGGCCCTTAAAgatttcttctccctcttcccggAGTACAAGGACAACCCGCTTTTCCTGACTGGAGAGAGCTATGCTGGCATCTACATCCCCACTCTGGCTGTGTTGGTCATGCAGGACCCCAGCATGAACCTCCAG GGGCTTGCTGTGGGCAACGGGCTCTCCTCCTATGAGCAGAATGACAACTCCTTGGTCTACTTTGCCTACTACCATGGCCTTTTGGGGAACAG GCTCTGGTCTTCTCTCCAGACTCACTGCTGCTCTCAAAACAAGTGTAATTTCTATGACAACAAAGACCCAGAATGCGTGACCAAT CTTCAGGAAGTGTCCCGCATCGTGAGCAGCTCTGGCCTCAACATCTACAACCTCTATGCCCCATGCGCTGGGGGGGTGCCCAGCCATTTAAG GTATGAGGACGACGCTGTTGTGGTCCAGGATTTGGGTAACATCTTCACTCGCCTGCCACTCAAGCGGACATGGCATCAG GCACTGCTGCGTACTGGGAGTAGGGTGCGCATGGACCCCCCGTGCACCAACACCACAGCCGCCTCCACCTACCTCAATGACCCTTATGTGCGGAAGGCCCTCCACATCCCCGAGCAGCTGCCCCGCTGGGACATGTGCAA CTTCCTGGTTAATCTGCAGTACCGCCGTCTCTACCAAAGCATGAACTCCCAGTATCTGAAGCTGCTCAACGCACAG AAATACAAGATACTGTTATACAACGGAGATGTAGACATGGCCTGCAATTTCATGGGGGATGAGTGGTTTGTGGATTCCCTCAACCAGAAG ATGGAGGTGCAGCGCCGGCCCTGGTTAGTGAACTACGGGGAGAGTGGGGAGCAAATTGCTGGCTTCGTGAAGGAGTTCTCCCACATTGCCTTTCTCACCATCAAG GGCGCCGGACACATGGTCCCCACTGACAAGCCCCTAGCTGCCTTCACCATGTTCTCCCGATTCCTGAACAAGCAGCCGTACTGA
- the ZSWIM1 gene encoding zinc finger SWIM domain-containing protein 1 — protein MALTMLNGLLVNDLSPPMLLHQVSKTAQLDTLNYQSSFMQGVFAHFPEILFIHRTYNPRGKVLYTFLVDGPQVQLEGHLARAVYFAIPAKEDAEGLAQMFQVFKKFNPAWERVCTILVDPHFVSLPTLAMEFPTAEVLLSAFHICKFLQGKFYQLSLERPVERVLLTSLQSTMCSATAGNLRKLYTLMSNCIPPAKLPELHSHWLLNDRIWLAHRWRSRAESSRYFQSLEVTTRILSQFFGTTLSAKQGMASLFQYMQQNSGDKGSFHLGLSPQNNLTPSDISPEIPKVEQLVESRIQHSLNAICTAPAAQLCLGELAVVQKSTHLIGSGSEKMNIQILEDIHKVQPQPPASCSCYFNQAFHLPCRHILAMLSARRQVLQPDMLPAQWTADCATSLDSILGSKWNETLDKHLAVTHLTEEVGRLLQHCSKEEFERRYSTLRELADSWIGPYEQVQL, from the coding sequence ATGGCCCTGACAATGCTGAATGGGCTTCTGGTTAATGACTTAAGCCCACCTATGCTGCTGCACCAGGTTAGCAAGACTGCCCAGTTAGATACTTTGAACTACCAGAGCAGTTTTATGCAGGGCGTCTTTGCCCATTTCCCTGAGATCTTATTTATCCACCGGACGTATAACCCAAGGGGCAAAGTATTATATACCTTCCTGGTGGATGGACCGCAGGTACAGCTGGAAGGTCATCTTGCCCGGGCAGTCTACTTTGCCATCCCTGCAAAGGAGGATGCTGAAGGCCTGGCCCAGATGTTCCAGGTGTTCAAGAAGTTTAACCCAGCATGGGAAAGAGTCTGTACTATCCTGGTGGATCCCCACTTCGTCTCACTGCCCACGCTAGCCATGGAGTTCCCCACAGCTGAGGTCCTGCTCTCAGCCTTCCACATCTGTAAGTTCCTCCAAGGCAAGTTCTATCAGCTGTCGCTTGAAAGGCCTGTGGAAAGGGTGCTCCTGACCTCCCTGCAGAGCACGATGTGCTCAGCCACAGCAGGCAACCTGAGAAAGTTGTATACCCTCATGAGCAACTGCATCCCCCCAGCCAAGCTGCCTGAGCTCCACTCCCACTGGCTACTCAACGACCGTATCTGGCTGGCCCACCGCTGGAGAAGCCGAGCTGAGAGCAGCCGCTACTTCCAGAGTCTCGAGGTCACCACCCGCATCCTCAGCCAATTCTTTGGCACCACCCTATCTGCGAAACAGGGCATGGCCTCTCTGTTCCAATACATGCAGCAGAACTCTGGAGACAAGGGAAGCTTCCACCTGGGCCTGAGTCCCCAGAACAATCTTACCCCTTCAGACATCAGCCCTGAAATCCCCAAAGTGGAGCAGTTAGTGGAATCCCGCATCCAGCATTCCCTCAATGCCATCTGCACAGCGCCAGcggcccagctctgcctgggcgAGCTTGCTGTGGTCCAGAAATCCACACACCTCATCGGCTCTGGCTCAGAGAAGATGAACATACAGATCCTGGAAGACATTCACAAGGTgcaaccccagccccctgccagcTGCAGCTGCTACTTTAACCAGGCCTTCCACCTGCCCTGCCGCCACATCCTAGCCATGCTCAGTGCCCGCCGCCAGGTCCTCCAGCCTGACATGCTCCCTGCTCAGTGGACAGCAGACTGTGCCACCAGTTTGGACAGCATCCTGGGCAGCAAGTGGAATGAGACCCTGGATAAGCACTTGGCAGTGACTCACCTCACTGAGGAGGTAGGTCGGCTCTTGCAGCACTGCAGTAAGGAGGAGTTTGAGCGGAGGTACAGCACCCTGCGGGAACTGGCCGACAGCTGGATCGGCCCTTACGAGCAGGTCCAACTCTGA
- the CTSA gene encoding lysosomal protective protein isoform X1, giving the protein MTSSPRAPPGELGRRGAEMVRTALSPLFLLLLLGSSAPRGEAAPQQDEVQFLPGLAKQPSFRQFSGYLKGSGSKRLHYWFVESQKNPENSSVVLWLNGGPGCSSLDGLLTEHGPFLVQPDGVTLEYNPYSWNLIANMLYLESPAGVGFSYSDDKGYATNDTEVAQSNFEALKDFFSLFPEYKDNPLFLTGESYAGIYIPTLAVLVMQDPSMNLQGLAVGNGLSSYEQNDNSLVYFAYYHGLLGNRLWSSLQTHCCSQNKCNFYDNKDPECVTNLQEVSRIVSSSGLNIYNLYAPCAGGVPSHLRYEDDAVVVQDLGNIFTRLPLKRTWHQALLRTGSRVRMDPPCTNTTAASTYLNDPYVRKALHIPEQLPRWDMCNFLVNLQYRRLYQSMNSQYLKLLNAQKYKILLYNGDVDMACNFMGDEWFVDSLNQKMEVQRRPWLVNYGESGEQIAGFVKEFSHIAFLTIKGAGHMVPTDKPLAAFTMFSRFLNKQPY; this is encoded by the exons ATGACTTCCAGTCCCCGGGCGCCTCCGGGAGAGCTAGGACGCAGAGGAGCCGAG ATGGTCCGAACCGCGCTGTCGCCgctgttcctgctgctgctgctcggATCCTCGGCGCCCCGAGGCGAGGCTGCCCCCCAGCAGGACGAGGTCCAGTTCCTCCCTGGGCTGGCCAAGCAGCCGTCTTTCCGCCAGTTCTCCGGCTACCTCAAGGGCTCCGGCTCCAAGCGTCTCCACTACTG GTTTGTGGAGTCCCAGAAGAATCCCGAGAACAGCTCTGTGGTGCTTTGGCTCAACGGGGGTCCTGGCTGCAGCTCCCTAGATGGGTTGCTCACCGAGCACGGCCCCTTCCTG GTCCAGCCAGATGGTGTCACCCTGGAGTACAACCCCTATTCTTGGAACCTG ATTGCCAACATGTTGTACCTCGAGTCCCCAGCTGGGGTGGGCTTCTCCTACTCTGATGACAAGGGTTATGCAACCAATGACACTGAG GTCGCCCAGAGCAACTTTGAGGCCCTTAAAgatttcttctccctcttcccggAGTACAAGGACAACCCGCTTTTCCTGACTGGAGAGAGCTATGCTGGCATCTACATCCCCACTCTGGCTGTGTTGGTCATGCAGGACCCCAGCATGAACCTCCAG GGGCTTGCTGTGGGCAACGGGCTCTCCTCCTATGAGCAGAATGACAACTCCTTGGTCTACTTTGCCTACTACCATGGCCTTTTGGGGAACAG GCTCTGGTCTTCTCTCCAGACTCACTGCTGCTCTCAAAACAAGTGTAATTTCTATGACAACAAAGACCCAGAATGCGTGACCAAT CTTCAGGAAGTGTCCCGCATCGTGAGCAGCTCTGGCCTCAACATCTACAACCTCTATGCCCCATGCGCTGGGGGGGTGCCCAGCCATTTAAG GTATGAGGACGACGCTGTTGTGGTCCAGGATTTGGGTAACATCTTCACTCGCCTGCCACTCAAGCGGACATGGCATCAG GCACTGCTGCGTACTGGGAGTAGGGTGCGCATGGACCCCCCGTGCACCAACACCACAGCCGCCTCCACCTACCTCAATGACCCTTATGTGCGGAAGGCCCTCCACATCCCCGAGCAGCTGCCCCGCTGGGACATGTGCAA CTTCCTGGTTAATCTGCAGTACCGCCGTCTCTACCAAAGCATGAACTCCCAGTATCTGAAGCTGCTCAACGCACAG AAATACAAGATACTGTTATACAACGGAGATGTAGACATGGCCTGCAATTTCATGGGGGATGAGTGGTTTGTGGATTCCCTCAACCAGAAG ATGGAGGTGCAGCGCCGGCCCTGGTTAGTGAACTACGGGGAGAGTGGGGAGCAAATTGCTGGCTTCGTGAAGGAGTTCTCCCACATTGCCTTTCTCACCATCAAG GGCGCCGGACACATGGTCCCCACTGACAAGCCCCTAGCTGCCTTCACCATGTTCTCCCGATTCCTGAACAAGCAGCCGTACTGA
- the NEURL2 gene encoding neuralized-like protein 2 — protein MAAASGPVELGALRGPARPEPPPTRFHRVHGANIRVDPTGTRATRVESFAHGLCFSSEPLAPGQLFLVEIEEKELGWCGHLRLGLTALDPASLAAVPEFSLPDLVSLGHTWVFAITRHHNRVPQEGHPETEAAAPSRPPTLLVEPYLCIEQFRIPRDRLVGRSRPGLYSHLLDQLYELNVLPPTARRSRLGVLFCPLPDGTADMHIVINGEDMGPSAKGLPAAQPLYAVVDVFASTKSVRLVQLEYGLPSLQTLCRLVIQRSVVHRLAIDGLHLPKGLKDFCKYE, from the exons ATGGCTGCTGCCTCCGGCCCCGTGGAGTTAGGTGCACTCCGGGGACCCGCACGCCCGGAACCCCCTCCCACCCGCTTCCACCGGGTGCACGGTGCTAACATCCGCGTGGACCCCACTGGGACGCGGGCCACACGCGTGGAGAGCTTCGCCCACGGCTTGTGCTTCAGTAGCGAGCCGCTGGCCCCGGGCCAGTTGTTCCTGGTGGAGATCGAGGAGAAAGAGTTGGGCTGGTGCGGGCATCTGCGCCTCGGTCTGACCGCGCTGGACCCCGCCAGTCTGGCCGCCGTGCCCGAGTTTTCGCTACCCGACCTGgtcagcctgggccacacctggGTCTTCGCCATCACGCGCCACCACAACCGCGTGCCCCAGGAGGGGCACCCGGAGACAGAGGCAGCGGCCCCCAGCCGACCCCCGACCCTCCTGGTGGAACCATATCTGTGCATTGAGCAGTTTCGCATTCCCCGGGACCGCCTGGTGGGCCGCAGCCGGCCAGGGCTCTACAGCCACCTCTTGGACCAGCTCTACGAACTGAACGTGCTGCCTCCGACCGCGCGACGTAGCCGCCTGGGCGTCCTCTTCTGTCCGCTCCCGGATGGCACGGCCGACATGCACATTGTCATCAACGGCGAGGACATGGGCCCGAGCGCGAAGGGGCTACCAGCTGCCCAGCCCCTCTACGCGGTGGTGGATGTGTTTGCCTCCACCAAGAGCGTGCGCCTGGTCCAGCTCGAGTATGGCT TGCCGTCCCTGCAGACTCTGTGCCGCCTAGTGATCCAGAGGAGCGTGGTGCACCGGCTGGCCATTGATGGGCTCCACCTGCCCAAAGGACTTAAGGATTTCTGCAAGTACGAGTGA